Proteins found in one Borreliella valaisiana VS116 genomic segment:
- the gyrB gene encoding DNA topoisomerase (ATP-hydrolyzing) subunit B produces the protein MNYVASNIQVLKGLEAVRKRPGMYIGSVSVNGLHHLVYEVVDNSIDEALAGFCDKIDVVINLDNTITVIDNGRGIPTDIHEEEGISALELVLTKLHSGGKFNKGTYKVSGGLHGVGISVVNALSSFLEVYINRDGKIFRQTFSKGIPTSKVEIVGESSITGTKVNFLADSEIFETLDYNFDVLEKRLKELAFLNDKICISIEDKRFGREKSSKFYFEGGIKSFVDYLTNDSKAFQSESYYIDGFLDDVIVNVGLKWTESYSDNILSFVNNINTREGGTHVMGFRSGLTKAMNEAFKNSKISKKDIPNLTGDDFKEGLTAVISVKVPEPQFEGQTKSKLGNSEIKKIVEIIVYDHLLKIINLNPLEIDNILGKAIKAARAREAARKARESERKKNAFESLALPGKLADCASKNPLEREIYIVEGDSAGGSAKMGRNRFFQAILPLWGKMLNVEKTREDKVITNDKLIPIIASLGAGVGKTFDIKKLRYHKVIIMADADVDGSHIRTLLLAFFFRYMRDLIENGYVYIAMPPLYKINYDNRIYYFYEEKEKEKFLDSIETKNRNSISLQRYKGLGEMNPTQLWETTMDPARRKMRLMNIDDAVEAEKIFVTLMGDLVEPRKEFIEQNALNVINLDV, from the coding sequence ATGAATTATGTTGCTAGTAACATTCAGGTCTTAAAAGGGCTTGAAGCTGTTAGGAAAAGGCCTGGCATGTATATAGGCTCTGTTTCTGTTAATGGATTGCACCATTTGGTTTATGAGGTGGTTGATAATAGTATTGATGAGGCTTTAGCTGGATTTTGTGATAAAATAGACGTTGTTATCAATTTAGATAATACTATAACTGTAATTGATAATGGGAGGGGAATTCCTACTGATATTCATGAAGAAGAGGGAATTAGTGCTCTTGAACTTGTTTTAACTAAACTACATTCTGGTGGCAAGTTTAATAAAGGCACTTATAAAGTTTCTGGAGGATTGCATGGTGTCGGAATTTCGGTTGTAAATGCCTTGTCTTCGTTTTTAGAGGTCTATATTAATAGAGATGGAAAAATTTTTAGGCAAACTTTTTCAAAGGGTATCCCAACTTCTAAAGTAGAAATTGTAGGAGAATCTTCTATTACGGGAACCAAGGTTAATTTTTTAGCAGATTCTGAAATTTTTGAAACTTTAGATTATAATTTTGATGTTCTTGAAAAAAGGCTTAAAGAGCTTGCTTTTTTAAACGATAAAATATGTATTTCAATTGAAGATAAAAGATTTGGTAGAGAAAAATCTTCAAAATTTTATTTTGAAGGTGGAATAAAATCTTTTGTAGATTATTTAACTAATGACAGTAAAGCTTTCCAGTCAGAATCTTATTATATCGATGGTTTTCTTGATGATGTTATTGTTAATGTAGGGCTTAAATGGACTGAGAGCTATTCTGACAATATTCTTTCTTTTGTTAATAATATTAATACAAGAGAGGGGGGGACCCATGTTATGGGCTTTAGAAGTGGGCTTACTAAGGCTATGAATGAAGCTTTTAAAAATTCAAAAATAAGTAAAAAAGATATTCCAAATCTTACAGGAGATGATTTTAAAGAGGGACTTACAGCTGTTATTTCTGTTAAAGTTCCAGAACCTCAATTTGAAGGTCAAACAAAGAGTAAACTTGGTAATTCTGAGATAAAAAAAATAGTTGAGATTATTGTATATGATCATTTGTTGAAAATTATTAATTTAAATCCTTTAGAGATAGACAATATTCTTGGAAAAGCAATAAAAGCTGCTCGTGCTCGTGAGGCTGCAAGAAAAGCAAGAGAATCAGAAAGAAAAAAAAATGCATTTGAAAGCTTAGCATTGCCTGGGAAATTGGCCGATTGTGCTTCTAAAAATCCCCTGGAAAGAGAGATCTATATTGTAGAAGGCGATTCTGCTGGGGGGAGTGCTAAAATGGGTAGAAATAGATTTTTTCAGGCCATTTTGCCATTATGGGGTAAAATGCTTAATGTTGAGAAAACAAGAGAAGATAAGGTAATTACCAATGATAAGCTTATTCCTATAATTGCATCTCTTGGTGCGGGAGTTGGCAAAACTTTTGATATTAAAAAACTTCGTTATCACAAGGTCATTATTATGGCAGATGCTGATGTTGATGGATCTCATATTAGAACTTTGCTTTTAGCTTTTTTCTTTAGATATATGAGAGATTTAATTGAAAATGGCTATGTATATATAGCGATGCCTCCTCTTTATAAAATAAATTATGACAATCGTATTTATTATTTTTATGAAGAAAAAGAAAAAGAAAAATTCTTAGATTCTATTGAAACCAAGAATCGTAATAGTATTTCCCTTCAAAGATATAAAGGGCTTGGGGAGATGAATCCAACGCAGCTTTGGGAAACGACTATGGATCCTGCTAGAAGAAAAATGAGGTTGATGAATATAGATGATGCTGTTGAGGCTGAAAAAATTTTTGTTACTCTTATGGGAGATTTAGTTGAGCCTAGAAAAGAATTTATTGAACAGAATGCACTTAATGTAATTAATCTTGATGTGTAA
- a CDS encoding ParA family protein, translating to MKIISVINQKGGVGKTTSAINISYSMTLLDKKILLIDIDSQGNSTSGTNISEHIAENSSYELINKKIKVKPLNHFKLDIIPSSIKLALLEKELINELSRENFLKNALTLYKKDKYDFIIIDCPPTLSILTINALIASNCLLIPIETEFFAFEGINQLIDTINTVKQINKNLEITGVFINKYDIRNKSKEKYVSSLKKVFKEKLLNTKIRKNITISKSQEAKMPVYEYDKESNAAKDFLELSKEIINKIKE from the coding sequence ATGAAAATAATATCTGTAATCAATCAAAAAGGAGGCGTAGGAAAAACCACAAGCGCCATTAATATTTCTTATTCAATGACCCTGCTTGATAAAAAAATTCTTCTAATAGATATTGATTCACAAGGAAACTCTACTAGCGGCACAAATATCTCAGAACATATAGCCGAAAACTCAAGTTATGAACTTATTAATAAAAAAATAAAGGTCAAGCCTTTAAATCATTTCAAATTAGACATAATTCCATCTAGTATTAAATTAGCTTTACTAGAAAAAGAATTAATAAATGAACTTTCAAGAGAAAATTTTTTAAAAAATGCATTAACGCTATATAAAAAAGATAAATATGATTTTATTATTATAGACTGCCCTCCTACACTTTCAATATTGACTATAAATGCTCTTATTGCAAGCAATTGTTTGCTAATACCAATCGAAACAGAATTTTTTGCATTTGAAGGTATAAATCAACTAATAGATACAATAAATACCGTAAAGCAAATAAATAAAAATTTAGAGATTACAGGTGTTTTTATAAACAAATACGATATAAGAAACAAAAGTAAAGAAAAATATGTAAGCTCGTTAAAAAAAGTATTTAAAGAAAAACTTTTAAATACAAAAATAAGGAAAAATATAACCATTTCAAAATCTCAAGAAGCAAAAATGCCTGTATATGAATATGATAAAGAAAGTAATGCTGCAAAAGATTTCTTAGAGCTCTCAAAAGAGATAATAAACAAAATTAAGGAATAA
- a CDS encoding YigZ family protein, with protein MIFVPKNNINSKIEIKKSIFVSYIFNIEKKEDINKTIKKYKIKFKNATHVVYGFRIGNKNSFLNGMSDDREPNLTAGKPTLDAIIHNNLTDTLIITLRYFGGTLLGRGGLIKAYYKSAKEVIKNASIMEKEELEILNLNLNYNQYNSLLKMKNKLEIEITDSNFSNKINTSIKFKTKNKQKISEFFIKNDLIQEIFKFHKE; from the coding sequence ATGATATTCGTGCCAAAAAACAACATTAATTCTAAAATTGAAATAAAAAAATCTATCTTTGTTTCATATATTTTTAATATTGAAAAAAAAGAGGATATAAATAAAACTATTAAAAAATACAAAATAAAATTTAAAAATGCTACACATGTGGTTTATGGATTTAGAATTGGAAACAAGAACTCATTCCTAAATGGAATGAGTGATGACAGAGAACCTAATTTAACAGCCGGAAAACCCACATTAGATGCCATAATTCATAATAATTTAACTGATACATTAATAATCACATTGCGATATTTTGGAGGCACTTTGCTTGGTAGAGGAGGATTAATCAAAGCATATTACAAGTCTGCCAAAGAAGTTATTAAGAATGCGTCTATAATGGAAAAAGAGGAATTAGAAATTTTAAACTTAAATTTAAATTACAACCAATACAATTCCCTATTAAAAATGAAAAATAAACTTGAAATAGAAATAACAGATTCAAACTTTTCAAACAAAATAAACACTTCAATCAAATTTAAAACAAAAAACAAACAAAAAATATCGGAATTTTTTATAAAAAACGACTTAATTCAAGAAATTTTCAAGTTTCATAAAGAATAA
- the rsmI gene encoding 16S rRNA (cytidine(1402)-2'-O)-methyltransferase yields the protein MLYIVGTPIGNLEDITYRAVNVLKSVNVIFAEDTRVTSKLLSRYKINKKMISCNVVTENKKVSLLLDYLSKGDSVAFVSDAGTPGISDPGSLLVAAAFREGYKVCPIPGVSSFNAIVSVNPFRDKSVLFEGFLPNKGLKRFKRIAELYKRGDAFVLLESSHRLLKLLVEISSVSLDAKILVGREMTKIYEEYQIGKPLELKNYFESSKDKVKGEFTILVSRNRS from the coding sequence ATGTTATATATTGTTGGTACGCCAATAGGTAATTTAGAAGACATTACTTATAGGGCGGTTAATGTTTTAAAATCGGTAAATGTTATCTTTGCAGAAGATACGAGAGTCACTAGCAAACTTTTGTCGAGATATAAAATTAATAAAAAAATGATTTCTTGTAATGTCGTGACAGAAAATAAGAAGGTAAGCTTACTATTGGATTATTTATCAAAAGGAGATTCAGTCGCTTTTGTTAGCGATGCTGGTACTCCAGGTATTAGTGATCCTGGCAGTTTGTTAGTTGCCGCTGCTTTTAGAGAAGGATACAAAGTTTGTCCAATTCCTGGAGTAAGCTCTTTTAATGCGATTGTCAGCGTTAATCCTTTTAGAGATAAATCAGTGCTTTTTGAGGGATTTTTGCCTAACAAAGGTCTTAAAAGATTTAAAAGAATTGCTGAACTATATAAAAGGGGTGATGCATTTGTGTTGCTTGAATCTAGTCATAGACTTTTGAAATTGCTTGTTGAAATTTCTTCTGTTAGTTTAGATGCGAAGATTCTTGTTGGTCGAGAGATGACAAAAATTTATGAAGAATATCAAATTGGTAAACCCTTAGAATTAAAAAATTATTTCGAATCGAGTAAGGATAAGGTTAAAGGAGAATTTACTATTTTAGTCAGCAGAAACCGTTCATAA
- a CDS encoding DUF1893 domain-containing protein: MISGLNPTLRLFKDHKILYSNMERGLKPLLEVDNFINKYIQNKEGLEIYDKVVGKAAAIIIYNIGLQNVQAGVVSQPAKDFLESRGIKVAYKKLVEKINDRAENLIESLENPEEVYKYMIKRGIIVNNL, from the coding sequence ATGATATCAGGCTTGAATCCAACATTAAGGTTATTTAAAGATCATAAAATACTTTATTCTAATATGGAAAGGGGGTTGAAGCCTCTTTTAGAAGTAGATAATTTTATCAATAAGTATATTCAGAATAAAGAAGGACTTGAAATTTATGATAAAGTTGTGGGAAAGGCAGCGGCCATTATTATTTATAATATAGGGCTTCAAAATGTTCAAGCTGGGGTTGTTTCTCAACCCGCAAAGGATTTTTTAGAAAGCAGAGGAATAAAAGTAGCTTATAAAAAATTGGTAGAAAAAATAAATGACAGGGCAGAAAACTTAATTGAAAGTTTAGAAAATCCCGAAGAAGTTTATAAATATATGATTAAAAGGGGTATTATAGTTAATAATTTATAA
- the gyrA gene encoding DNA topoisomerase (ATP-hydrolyzing) subunit A gives MAVGENKEQILNIKIEDEIKTSYLNYAMSVIVSRALPDVRDGLKPVHRRILYSMYEMGLRSDKAFKKAGRIVGDVLGKYHPHGDQSIYDALVRLAQDFSLRYPVIRGQGNFGSIDGDPPAAMRYTEAKMERITEYIVKDIDKETVNFKPNYDDSLTEPEIMPSSFPFLLVNGSSGIAVGMATNMAPHNLREICDAIVYMLDNENASIFDLLKIVKGPDFPTFGEIVYNDNLIKAYKTGKGSVVIRARYHIEERTEDKKAIIVTEIPYTVNKSALLMKVAFLAKEEKLEGLLDIRDESDREGIRIVLEVKRGFDPHVIMNLLYEYTEFKKHFSINNLALVNGIPKQLNLEELLFEFIEHRKNIIERRVEFDLRKAKDKAHVLEGLNIALNNIDEIIKIIKSSKLAKDAKERLVANFGLSEIQANSVLDMKLQKLTALEIFKLEDEFNVLLSLIKDYENILLNPARIINIIREETINLGLKFGDERRTKIIYDEEVLKTSMSDLMQKENIVVMLTKKGFLKRLSQNEYKLQGTGGKGLSSFDLNDGDEIVIALCVNTHDYLFMISNEGKLYLINAYEIKDSSRASKGQNISELINLGDREEILTIKNSKDFTDDAYLLLTTASGKIARFESTDFKTVKSRGVIVIKLNDKDFVTSAEIVFKDEKVICISKKGSAFIFNSRDVRLTNRGTQGVCGMKLKEGDLFVKVLAVRENPYLLIISENGYGKRLSISKISELKRGATGYTSYKKSDKKAGSVVDAIAVSENDEILLVSKRSKALRTVAGKVSEQGKDARGIQVLFLDNDSLISVSKFIK, from the coding sequence ATGGCAGTTGGAGAAAATAAAGAACAAATATTAAATATTAAGATAGAAGATGAAATAAAAACTTCTTATTTGAATTATGCAATGTCAGTTATTGTTTCTAGAGCTCTTCCAGATGTAAGAGATGGTCTTAAGCCAGTTCATAGGAGAATACTTTATTCCATGTATGAAATGGGACTTCGTTCTGATAAAGCTTTTAAAAAAGCCGGAAGAATAGTGGGAGATGTTCTTGGAAAATATCATCCTCATGGAGATCAATCAATTTATGATGCTCTTGTAAGACTTGCCCAAGATTTTTCACTTAGATATCCTGTAATACGTGGACAGGGAAATTTTGGATCTATTGACGGAGATCCTCCTGCTGCTATGCGATATACTGAAGCTAAAATGGAAAGAATAACTGAATATATCGTTAAGGATATAGATAAAGAGACTGTTAATTTTAAGCCTAATTATGATGATTCTTTAACTGAGCCCGAGATTATGCCTTCATCATTTCCATTTCTTTTGGTAAATGGCTCTAGTGGAATTGCTGTTGGAATGGCTACTAATATGGCACCTCACAATTTAAGAGAAATTTGTGATGCTATCGTTTATATGTTGGACAATGAGAATGCTTCTATATTTGATTTGCTCAAGATAGTTAAAGGCCCCGATTTTCCAACTTTTGGTGAGATCGTTTACAATGATAATTTAATTAAAGCATACAAAACTGGTAAGGGAAGTGTTGTTATTAGGGCAAGATATCATATTGAAGAAAGAACAGAAGATAAAAAAGCTATAATTGTTACAGAAATACCTTATACAGTAAATAAATCTGCACTTCTTATGAAAGTTGCGTTTTTGGCAAAAGAAGAAAAGCTAGAAGGACTTTTAGATATAAGGGATGAGTCTGATAGAGAAGGCATTAGAATAGTTCTTGAAGTTAAAAGAGGGTTTGATCCCCATGTTATTATGAATTTACTTTATGAATATACTGAATTTAAAAAGCATTTTAGTATAAATAATTTGGCTCTTGTTAATGGTATCCCCAAACAGTTGAATTTGGAAGAATTATTATTTGAATTTATTGAGCATAGAAAAAATATTATTGAAAGACGTGTTGAGTTTGACTTGAGGAAGGCAAAAGATAAAGCACATGTTCTTGAGGGATTAAATATTGCTTTAAATAATATAGATGAGATTATTAAGATTATTAAATCATCTAAATTAGCAAAAGATGCAAAGGAAAGACTTGTTGCAAATTTTGGCCTTTCGGAGATTCAGGCCAATTCAGTTCTTGATATGAAATTGCAAAAACTTACAGCTCTTGAGATTTTTAAGCTTGAAGATGAGTTTAATGTACTTTTAAGCTTAATAAAAGATTATGAAAATATTCTCTTGAATCCAGCAAGGATTATTAATATTATAAGAGAAGAAACTATAAATTTAGGTTTGAAATTTGGCGATGAACGTCGAACTAAAATAATTTATGATGAGGAGGTTTTAAAAACTAGTATGTCGGATTTAATGCAAAAAGAAAATATTGTTGTTATGCTTACAAAGAAAGGTTTCCTTAAAAGACTTTCACAAAATGAGTATAAATTGCAAGGTACGGGAGGAAAAGGTCTCAGTTCTTTTGATCTTAATGATGGAGATGAGATTGTTATTGCTTTGTGTGTCAATACCCATGATTATTTGTTTATGATTTCAAATGAAGGGAAGCTTTATTTAATTAATGCTTATGAAATAAAAGATTCTTCAAGAGCTTCAAAAGGTCAAAATATTAGTGAGCTTATTAATTTGGGAGATCGGGAAGAAATATTAACTATTAAGAATAGTAAGGATTTTACTGATGATGCTTATTTATTGCTTACAACTGCAAGTGGAAAGATAGCTAGATTTGAATCTACAGATTTTAAAACAGTAAAGTCACGAGGTGTTATTGTTATTAAACTTAATGATAAAGATTTTGTTACAAGTGCAGAGATTGTTTTTAAGGATGAAAAAGTAATTTGTATTTCTAAAAAGGGTAGTGCATTTATATTTAATTCAAGAGATGTTAGGCTTACTAATAGGGGTACCCAGGGTGTTTGTGGAATGAAATTAAAAGAAGGAGATTTGTTTGTTAAAGTTTTGGCAGTTAGAGAAAATCCTTATCTTTTGATTATTTCTGAGAATGGATATGGAAAAAGATTGAGCATTTCTAAAATATCTGAGCTTAAAAGAGGAGCCACTGGTTATACTAGTTATAAAAAATCTGATAAAAAAGCGGGTAGTGTTGTTGATGCTATAGCAGTTTCAGAGAATGATGAAATTTTGCTTGTAAGTAAACGTTCAAAAGCTTTAAGAACAGTAGCTGGAAAAGTATCTGAACAAGGCAAAGATGCTAGAGGAATTCAAGTATTATTTCTTGATAATGATAGTTTGATTTCTGTTTCAAAATTTATTAAATAA
- a CDS encoding ParB/RepB/Spo0J family partition protein, translating to MDGVFKMIDIQLLDIDNDQPRKSVSLVELEELSISIKENGILQPIIVCKENERYKIIVGERRFRAAKLIQMTNIPVIEVDIKESYRDFMPLVENIQRENFTPVEEAYAYKNVMNKYSLTQKDLSEKIGKSRAYISNLVRILDLDQEILNAVHRKEISFGHAKVILSLKDKQDRYNLYLMILKKKFSVRDAEKYVKNFYKSIVKKRELEQDPFLSNIKEFLFDKIQTKIDIKGNQDKGKIEIEYFTAGDLRRIVSFFGHIG from the coding sequence ATGGATGGAGTTTTTAAAATGATAGATATTCAACTTTTAGATATTGATAATGATCAGCCAAGAAAATCTGTTAGTCTTGTTGAATTAGAAGAGTTAAGTATTTCGATAAAAGAAAATGGAATTTTACAACCCATAATTGTTTGTAAAGAAAATGAGAGATATAAAATAATAGTAGGAGAAAGAAGGTTTAGGGCCGCTAAACTTATTCAGATGACAAATATTCCTGTTATAGAAGTTGATATTAAAGAATCTTATAGAGATTTTATGCCTTTGGTTGAAAATATTCAAAGAGAAAATTTTACGCCCGTTGAGGAAGCCTATGCCTATAAAAATGTAATGAATAAATATTCTTTAACTCAAAAAGATTTGTCTGAAAAAATTGGCAAAAGTAGAGCCTATATTTCAAATTTGGTTAGGATCTTAGATCTTGATCAAGAAATATTGAATGCAGTGCATAGAAAAGAAATTTCTTTTGGGCATGCGAAAGTTATTTTATCCTTAAAAGATAAACAAGATAGGTATAATCTTTATTTAATGATATTGAAAAAAAAATTTTCTGTAAGAGATGCAGAAAAATATGTTAAAAATTTTTATAAATCTATAGTAAAAAAAAGGGAACTAGAACAAGATCCTTTTTTGAGTAATATAAAAGAATTTTTATTTGATAAAATCCAAACAAAAATAGATATTAAAGGGAATCAAGATAAAGGGAAGATAGAGATAGAGTATTTTACAGCGGGTGATTTAAGAAGGATTGTTTCCTTTTTTGGCCATATTGGATAA